From the Acidicapsa ligni genome, one window contains:
- a CDS encoding AraC family transcriptional regulator, whose protein sequence is MRPDEHEYLQTVARPVSALSKDHAGGYIGFMHANSRAQFLYAASGSMKVTFDSGCWIVPPQRAVWLPPGCLHRTGSIGPVQIRTLYIRTDACPFEAPGVARMIGVSALLRELILRVMDMPVEYDEKGQDARIIAALLGEINWAAINPVGLPKLHDRRLQSMEEILLRTPNDRSTLDQWAKRLGVSRRTLNRLLQREAHLSFQAWRDHICAFSALPLMAEGRPLTEIASTVGYETAWSFTAMFKRVTGIAPSRYFSMEGNV, encoded by the coding sequence ATGAGACCCGATGAACATGAGTATCTGCAGACGGTCGCGCGACCGGTTTCGGCGCTCTCGAAGGACCATGCCGGTGGTTATATCGGCTTCATGCATGCCAACTCCCGCGCGCAGTTTCTCTATGCCGCGTCCGGCAGCATGAAGGTAACGTTCGATTCCGGCTGTTGGATCGTTCCTCCGCAGAGGGCCGTGTGGTTGCCCCCTGGGTGTCTTCATCGGACCGGGAGCATCGGTCCGGTGCAGATAAGGACTCTCTACATCCGAACAGACGCGTGTCCTTTCGAAGCGCCTGGAGTTGCCAGGATGATCGGAGTTTCGGCTTTGCTCCGTGAATTGATACTCCGCGTGATGGATATGCCCGTTGAATATGACGAGAAAGGGCAGGACGCCCGAATTATCGCTGCTTTACTCGGTGAGATCAACTGGGCTGCGATCAATCCTGTAGGCCTTCCAAAGTTACACGATCGACGTCTTCAGAGCATGGAAGAGATACTCCTGAGAACTCCGAACGACAGGAGCACACTCGATCAATGGGCTAAACGTCTCGGAGTTTCCCGACGAACACTGAACCGTCTTCTTCAGCGCGAAGCGCACCTCTCCTTTCAGGCATGGCGCGATCATATCTGCGCCTTTTCGGCGCTACCGCTGATGGCTGAGGGGCGGCCGCTCACGGAGATTGCGAGCACCGTCGGCTATGAGACGGCCTGGAGCTTCACTGCAATGTTCAAACGCGTGACTGGCATTGCCCCAAGCCGCTACTTTTCGATGGAGGGCAATGTATGA
- a CDS encoding inorganic diphosphatase, with protein sequence MTNYLHLPIGKQSPEIVTAVIEIPKDSSNKYEYDKILHVFRLDRNLHSPIHYPADYGFIPQTLAEDGDPLDILVLGESPTFPGCVFHARPIGMFEMLDQGVPDEKILAYATGNPRYGEIECFTEISPHILREISHFFSTYKDLEGKRTKALGWKDTAAAHQMITTCHERFLNRRVAAEDEHERSYSKA encoded by the coding sequence ATGACCAATTATCTCCACCTTCCGATCGGCAAACAGTCGCCTGAGATTGTCACTGCGGTCATCGAGATCCCTAAAGACTCCTCGAACAAGTACGAATACGACAAGATCCTCCATGTCTTTCGGCTAGATCGAAATTTACATTCACCTATACACTACCCGGCCGATTATGGCTTCATTCCACAGACGCTCGCCGAGGATGGTGACCCGCTCGACATTCTTGTGCTCGGGGAATCGCCGACGTTTCCTGGCTGCGTGTTTCATGCACGCCCGATTGGCATGTTCGAGATGTTGGATCAGGGCGTACCTGACGAAAAGATCTTAGCCTACGCTACCGGAAATCCACGCTACGGCGAAATCGAGTGTTTTACGGAAATTTCCCCTCACATTTTGAGGGAGATTTCGCACTTCTTCTCGACCTACAAAGACCTCGAAGGAAAACGAACAAAAGCCTTGGGGTGGAAAGACACCGCAGCGGCGCACCAGATGATTACGACCTGCCACGAGCGTTTTCTGAATCGGCGTGTAGCTGCGGAGGACGAGCATGAACGGTCGTATTCGAAGGCATAG
- a CDS encoding two pore domain potassium channel family protein yields MSYRLAALVGIILIMASLQDAFEVVLLPRRVERNFRFVHYFYRATWAVWSRMGAILRVGTARESFLGIYGPLSMVLLFACWGVGLITGFGFLQYALQVGASSGVTATLAHQMYMSGDAFFTLGAEVPTAQTLGSHLLIFVEAGIGFGFIGLMVGYLPVLYHHFSQRDLQLIQLDARAGSPPTAGTVLSRYGTEGNLHELNEWLREWEAWAAELIESHSSYPMLGFYRSQHEKQSWLASLAIILDCCTIIVAGVDKMSPLQAGGTFAAARRMLIEIGRSLNVKPIPQPDGRLPKEKFEQLAALLVASGFEWKSGAEVEETMRLLRGTYEPMLQGLSSYLLLPLPAWLRDGEGVELDGRGSLAKRLMQRVD; encoded by the coding sequence GTGAGCTACCGCCTTGCAGCGCTCGTGGGAATCATCCTGATCATGGCCTCCCTTCAGGATGCCTTCGAAGTTGTCCTGCTTCCGCGGCGAGTGGAACGCAATTTTCGGTTCGTCCACTATTTCTATCGCGCGACCTGGGCGGTCTGGTCCCGTATGGGAGCGATTTTGCGCGTGGGGACGGCCCGTGAAAGCTTCCTGGGCATCTACGGTCCGCTTTCGATGGTATTGCTGTTCGCTTGCTGGGGGGTCGGCCTTATTACAGGCTTCGGGTTTCTGCAGTATGCTCTTCAAGTCGGCGCCAGCTCCGGTGTGACGGCTACACTCGCTCATCAGATGTACATGAGCGGTGATGCCTTCTTTACCCTCGGAGCAGAGGTGCCTACAGCACAGACGCTCGGTTCGCACCTCCTCATCTTCGTAGAAGCGGGAATCGGGTTTGGATTCATTGGCCTCATGGTGGGATACCTCCCGGTCCTCTATCACCACTTCTCGCAACGCGATCTGCAGCTAATTCAATTGGACGCTCGTGCCGGATCGCCTCCTACAGCCGGAACTGTGCTCTCCCGATATGGGACAGAAGGGAATCTTCATGAATTGAATGAATGGCTTCGAGAGTGGGAGGCCTGGGCTGCAGAGTTGATCGAGAGCCACTCCTCCTACCCAATGTTGGGCTTCTATCGATCTCAGCACGAGAAACAGTCCTGGCTTGCTTCCCTGGCGATCATCCTTGATTGCTGCACGATTATCGTAGCCGGGGTGGACAAAATGTCTCCTCTCCAGGCTGGAGGGACCTTCGCTGCTGCACGTCGCATGCTCATCGAAATTGGGCGCTCTCTAAATGTAAAACCTATACCGCAACCTGATGGACGTCTTCCCAAGGAGAAATTTGAGCAATTGGCTGCTCTGCTCGTAGCTTCAGGGTTTGAGTGGAAGAGTGGTGCCGAGGTCGAGGAGACAATGAGATTGCTGCGCGGCACTTATGAACCAATGCTGCAAGGCCTGTCTTCTTATCTTCTTCTCCCCTTGCCGGCATGGCTGCGTGACGGAGAAGGGGTTGAATTGGATGGTAGAGGGTCTTTGGCAAAACGCCTCATGCAGCGCGTGGATTGA
- a CDS encoding YkoP family protein, with protein sequence MSSQLKQSPSSIPLQPELTQRRFTIPEPLSRYGREAVVLGVRIIDFLLRFCTGIREFSKRSDCILRVSVSRCPSEVVLPDARVITQGARLLELHFWNEHLIHCLGPHELFGWGFCLQRRIRFSLMLLADWAMADGDLADFEGVHASLTVSLDRVERVFRELGFTIEYPKRTAPQRIHDFLDNVLVGGLMWAFHPYGARKGKRVPRRTELWISRSDFLRIYGRAIYASSDRTA encoded by the coding sequence ATGTCCAGCCAGCTCAAGCAATCGCCAAGTTCCATTCCCTTGCAACCTGAACTTACCCAGCGCAGGTTTACCATTCCCGAACCTCTTTCGCGCTATGGACGGGAAGCGGTCGTTCTCGGCGTTCGGATCATCGACTTCTTGTTGCGATTCTGCACCGGCATACGGGAGTTCTCGAAGCGCTCTGACTGCATTCTGAGAGTATCGGTCAGCCGATGTCCGTCCGAGGTTGTTCTTCCCGATGCCAGAGTGATAACGCAAGGTGCCCGACTGCTGGAACTGCACTTTTGGAATGAACACCTTATTCATTGTCTTGGCCCGCATGAACTCTTCGGTTGGGGGTTCTGCCTGCAACGACGAATTCGCTTCTCGCTCATGCTGCTGGCCGACTGGGCGATGGCAGATGGCGATTTAGCGGACTTCGAGGGAGTCCACGCCTCTTTGACAGTCTCATTGGACCGTGTAGAGAGAGTTTTTCGTGAACTGGGCTTCACGATCGAGTACCCAAAGAGGACTGCTCCCCAGCGGATTCACGATTTCCTAGACAACGTCCTCGTCGGTGGGTTGATGTGGGCCTTTCATCCGTATGGTGCGCGAAAGGGAAAACGTGTGCCGAGGAGAACGGAGCTTTGGATTTCGAGATCTGACTTCCTGCGCATCTACGGACGGGCCATATACGCTTCCTCTGATCGGACCGCCTAA
- a CDS encoding SAM-dependent methyltransferase, whose product MSATFPLTPQAQSPSPSLHKGQAERVSSLLSGIFDDYSGPPFSIRFWDDSVWRSAVDESVFEIFLCNQNAWHTLSTAPDQVSLGEKYIKGEIEVAGDLFLALRALPQIEQALQDYLPGTSFRTAAKQLINRTSRALHWGAVHSKRRDAAAISHHYDLPPEFYKLFLGPSMVYSCAYFRDWRNDLYTAQCDKMDLICRKLDLSGRDRFMDIGCGWGSLVLHAVEKYEVVGYGASLSQRQVDYANERIAGANRKGQAQVYLSDFRDLSEVQAPVTKLASVGMCEHVGQTHIDAYFREAYRLLLPGGLFLNHGITQSTHAANDRPSFMDQYVFPDGELLTLTEMTRAAEGAGFEVRDVEDLREHYEETLHRWVEALCLHEREAIALTDHETFRIWKLYMTGSAEAFRRGDIAILQLLLSKNAEGQSAASKVREDWYRHF is encoded by the coding sequence ATGTCCGCTACGTTCCCACTTACGCCTCAGGCGCAAAGTCCTTCCCCGTCTCTTCATAAGGGTCAAGCCGAAAGAGTCTCTTCCCTCTTGAGTGGAATTTTTGACGATTACTCTGGCCCTCCATTTTCAATCAGGTTTTGGGATGATTCCGTCTGGCGTTCGGCGGTGGACGAAAGCGTCTTCGAGATCTTTCTTTGCAATCAAAACGCATGGCATACCTTGTCAACCGCACCCGACCAAGTATCGCTCGGCGAGAAGTACATTAAGGGTGAAATTGAGGTTGCTGGAGATCTGTTTCTAGCCCTTCGAGCACTCCCCCAAATTGAGCAAGCGCTGCAAGACTACCTGCCGGGAACCTCATTCCGAACTGCCGCAAAGCAGCTGATTAACCGGACATCACGGGCTTTGCACTGGGGCGCCGTGCATTCAAAACGGCGGGATGCGGCAGCCATTTCCCACCATTACGATCTACCTCCGGAGTTTTACAAACTGTTTCTTGGTCCGTCGATGGTGTATTCGTGCGCCTACTTTCGAGATTGGAGAAACGATCTATACACAGCACAGTGCGACAAGATGGATTTGATTTGTCGCAAGCTTGACCTGAGCGGTCGTGATCGCTTCATGGATATCGGATGCGGTTGGGGAAGCCTTGTACTTCATGCTGTCGAAAAGTATGAAGTGGTTGGCTATGGGGCTTCCCTCAGCCAGAGGCAAGTGGACTATGCCAATGAGCGGATCGCCGGTGCAAATCGGAAAGGGCAAGCGCAGGTTTACCTGAGTGACTTCCGTGATTTAAGCGAAGTCCAGGCGCCGGTGACGAAGCTGGCAAGCGTCGGCATGTGCGAGCACGTCGGACAGACCCACATCGATGCATATTTTCGAGAGGCATATCGTTTGCTCCTGCCAGGAGGGCTCTTCTTGAACCACGGCATCACGCAGTCGACCCATGCAGCGAATGATCGACCGTCATTCATGGATCAGTATGTCTTTCCAGACGGTGAATTGTTGACACTCACGGAGATGACCCGGGCGGCCGAAGGCGCAGGGTTTGAAGTCCGTGACGTGGAAGACCTGCGAGAACACTATGAAGAAACGCTTCATCGGTGGGTTGAGGCGCTGTGCCTTCATGAACGAGAAGCCATTGCGTTGACAGATCACGAGACCTTCCGCATCTGGAAGTTATACATGACGGGATCTGCGGAAGCCTTTAGAAGAGGCGATATCGCGATCCTTCAGCTTCTCTTGAGCAAGAATGCCGAGGGGCAAAGCGCAGCTTCTAAAGTGCGGGAAGACTGGTATCGCCATTTCTAG
- the metK gene encoding methionine adenosyltransferase: protein MITNDHFLFTSESVTEGHPDKIADQISDAILDACLAQDPFSRVGCETLTCTGLVVVAGEITTNAYVDFQTVVRNTVKEIGYDHGLKGFDSNTCAVISTINRQSPDIAQGVDTGGAGDQGMMFGYATNETPEMMPMPIVLAHKLASKLSEVRKSGKMGYLRPDGKSQVTVEYDDNHEPVRVDAVVISTQHAEDVGIDQLHKEIMEHVIKAVIPVELLDENTKYHINPTGRFVIGGPMGDAGLTGRKIIVDTYGGMGRHGGGAFSGKDPTKVDRSAAYMARYIAKNIVASGLARRCEVQLAYAIGVAEPVSIRVGTFGTGEVAESKLVELVRKNFALTPAGIIESLNLRRPIFQKTAAYGHFGREGDTFTWEVTDKAQVIRDGTR, encoded by the coding sequence TTGATTACTAATGACCACTTCCTCTTTACCAGCGAATCTGTCACGGAAGGTCATCCGGACAAGATCGCTGATCAGATCTCTGACGCTATTCTCGATGCTTGCTTGGCGCAGGATCCGTTTAGCCGCGTGGGTTGCGAGACGCTCACGTGCACTGGTCTTGTCGTCGTCGCAGGCGAGATCACGACGAATGCATATGTCGATTTCCAGACCGTAGTCCGCAATACCGTGAAGGAAATTGGTTATGACCACGGACTCAAAGGCTTTGACTCCAATACCTGTGCGGTGATTTCTACCATCAACCGCCAGTCTCCTGACATCGCCCAGGGCGTAGATACAGGGGGCGCGGGCGATCAGGGGATGATGTTCGGTTACGCCACCAACGAGACTCCAGAGATGATGCCGATGCCCATCGTTCTGGCACATAAGCTGGCCTCAAAGCTCAGCGAAGTTCGAAAGAGTGGGAAGATGGGTTATCTGCGGCCCGATGGAAAGAGCCAGGTAACAGTTGAGTATGACGACAACCACGAGCCGGTCCGCGTAGATGCCGTCGTTATCTCGACGCAGCACGCGGAAGATGTCGGCATTGACCAGCTTCACAAGGAGATCATGGAACATGTGATCAAGGCTGTGATCCCCGTCGAATTGCTGGATGAGAACACGAAATACCACATCAATCCAACCGGACGCTTTGTAATCGGCGGACCAATGGGTGACGCGGGATTGACGGGTCGCAAGATCATCGTCGATACCTACGGTGGTATGGGCCGTCATGGCGGCGGCGCGTTCTCGGGGAAAGATCCGACCAAGGTCGATCGCTCTGCGGCCTACATGGCTCGCTACATCGCAAAGAATATTGTGGCATCCGGTCTGGCGCGGCGATGCGAAGTGCAGCTTGCGTATGCGATCGGCGTCGCTGAGCCGGTATCAATTCGCGTAGGCACTTTTGGCACTGGCGAAGTCGCCGAGTCGAAGCTCGTTGAACTCGTTCGCAAGAACTTCGCTCTGACCCCGGCCGGCATTATCGAAAGCCTGAATCTGAGACGGCCCATCTTCCAGAAAACCGCTGCATATGGCCATTTTGGAAGAGAGGGCGACACCTTCACATGGGAAGTGACCGACAAAGCCCAAGTCATCAGAGATGGCACGAGGTAA
- a CDS encoding DUF2934 domain-containing protein produces MNPIRERSMVSNSKKGAAKNKREQPAESPVAVEPAVFHPSHDEVARLAYRFWENEGRSDGDQEHYWHKAEAQLRAIGPS; encoded by the coding sequence ATGAATCCGATCAGAGAGAGGAGCATGGTGTCGAATAGTAAAAAAGGCGCAGCCAAGAATAAGCGAGAGCAACCTGCGGAGTCCCCAGTCGCGGTCGAGCCGGCAGTCTTTCATCCGTCGCATGACGAGGTGGCACGACTGGCTTATCGATTCTGGGAGAACGAAGGTCGATCAGACGGCGATCAGGAACACTACTGGCATAAGGCGGAAGCGCAATTGCGAGCGATTGGACCATCCTAA
- a CDS encoding NUDIX domain-containing protein, with product MECWAICDLGHVHWGTAGGAGFLFRYVPLEGEPCFLLQQRSSAVDYPGTWGIPGGAIRDRESPEAAAKREFGEEIGRLPSYRITGIKIQDCGGNWQFHVIQADVEEPFSAYCSAETDATGWFTQNNMSSLRLHPGLQSWLREQT from the coding sequence ATGGAGTGCTGGGCCATTTGCGACTTGGGGCACGTTCATTGGGGGACCGCCGGAGGTGCTGGCTTTCTCTTCCGCTACGTGCCGTTGGAAGGAGAACCCTGCTTTCTGCTTCAACAGCGTTCGTCTGCCGTTGATTATCCGGGCACATGGGGCATACCTGGCGGGGCCATTCGTGATCGAGAGTCGCCTGAAGCAGCTGCCAAACGAGAGTTTGGCGAAGAGATCGGGCGGCTGCCTTCCTATCGCATCACGGGGATAAAGATCCAGGATTGCGGAGGAAATTGGCAATTCCATGTGATCCAGGCGGACGTTGAAGAACCGTTTTCCGCTTACTGTAGTGCGGAAACGGATGCGACCGGATGGTTTACGCAAAACAACATGAGCAGTCTTCGGCTGCACCCGGGGCTCCAGAGCTGGCTTAGGGAACAGACTTGA
- a CDS encoding metallophosphoesterase family protein, giving the protein MKIVVVSDIHANLAAIKALPEENYDSLWCLGDLVGYGPRPHETIRWVDIHASAVVRGNHDHAAGFNVTPDCSPPYRSLADATRHYTQEVCTKNDFAFLRELPLRKQVIIDKTKFHLVHAVPSDPLFGYLAEDSDQWSNEVQRIDADVLFVGHTHKPFIRQIDSCVVVNPGSVGQPKTGRPLACYAVWEDGRLALKEYEYPIEETIEEISQMTISERDRRALTSILLTGQLATNGDMMGTFIGS; this is encoded by the coding sequence ATGAAGATCGTTGTCGTCTCTGATATCCACGCCAATTTGGCTGCCATCAAGGCCCTTCCCGAAGAGAACTACGACTCGCTTTGGTGTCTTGGTGACCTAGTGGGTTATGGTCCTCGCCCCCACGAAACCATAAGGTGGGTGGACATACATGCCTCTGCAGTTGTCCGTGGCAATCACGACCACGCTGCAGGTTTCAACGTAACGCCGGACTGCTCTCCACCTTATCGCAGCCTAGCTGACGCTACGCGCCACTACACCCAAGAGGTCTGCACCAAGAACGACTTTGCGTTTCTACGGGAGCTGCCTCTCCGGAAGCAAGTCATCATCGACAAAACGAAGTTTCATCTCGTTCATGCGGTTCCATCGGATCCTTTGTTTGGATACCTCGCGGAAGACTCGGATCAGTGGTCCAACGAGGTGCAAAGGATCGATGCTGATGTTCTGTTTGTCGGCCACACTCACAAACCTTTTATTCGGCAAATCGACAGTTGTGTCGTCGTTAATCCGGGCAGCGTGGGACAGCCGAAAACAGGCCGCCCACTCGCCTGTTACGCCGTATGGGAAGACGGCCGGCTCGCACTCAAGGAGTACGAGTATCCGATCGAAGAGACGATCGAGGAGATCTCCCAGATGACAATTTCGGAACGGGATCGGCGCGCACTGACCTCGATTCTACTGACCGGTCAACTCGCTACTAACGGCGACATGATGGGGACATTCATCGGCTCTTAG
- a CDS encoding SAM-dependent methyltransferase, producing the protein MMQVLGKEQRTKAFNSLFGDYGGPTFAIHLWDGWCWHSSENQKPACTIDVRSADALGLLIENPDEVGLGEAFVRGDIDVKGDLFSVFSVGEHVLTRPSTLRQELFQLLAATLVGVGNFFRNGSRHSPSRDRSAIEHHYDQPFEFYQPWLGKTLTYSCAYFHEEGETLDSAQEHKIDLLCRKLRLQPFEQFLDIGCGWGSLILHAAKEYGAYAQGITLSKEQARVAEMRIEEAHLTQSCKVELRDYRTLDNVTVPFDKIASVGMFEHVGLKNLPQYFTTVRKALKPGGTFLNHGIARAHHSPARKSSFIDRYVFPDGELVTLSQALTAAESAGFEVRDVENLREHYDLTLRRWVEHLQRHANAVLEHVPESTYRTWLLYMAGSAAAFRRGDIELYQTLLSRSTDRGQCHLPLTREDWYLPSVCNEGVKV; encoded by the coding sequence ATGATGCAGGTACTAGGAAAAGAACAAAGAACAAAAGCATTCAATAGCTTGTTCGGCGATTACGGTGGTCCGACTTTTGCCATTCATTTATGGGATGGATGGTGCTGGCATTCCTCAGAGAATCAAAAGCCCGCGTGCACGATTGATGTCCGCAGTGCCGATGCGCTCGGTCTGCTCATTGAGAATCCCGATGAAGTCGGCCTGGGAGAGGCTTTCGTTCGGGGCGATATCGATGTCAAGGGCGACCTCTTTTCTGTCTTCTCCGTCGGAGAGCATGTGCTAACCCGTCCGAGTACTCTTCGGCAAGAGCTATTTCAACTGCTCGCGGCGACCCTCGTCGGCGTCGGTAATTTCTTCCGCAATGGATCGCGCCACTCACCTTCCCGGGATCGTTCCGCAATCGAACACCACTACGATCAGCCGTTTGAGTTTTACCAACCCTGGCTTGGAAAGACGTTGACTTATTCCTGCGCCTATTTTCACGAAGAGGGTGAAACTCTGGATTCTGCACAAGAGCACAAGATCGATCTGCTCTGTCGTAAACTCCGGCTTCAACCGTTCGAGCAATTTCTCGACATCGGATGCGGGTGGGGCAGTCTCATCCTCCATGCCGCGAAGGAGTATGGAGCATACGCTCAGGGAATCACGCTCAGCAAGGAACAGGCTCGCGTGGCGGAGATGCGTATCGAGGAAGCCCACCTTACCCAGAGCTGCAAAGTGGAGCTGAGGGACTACCGCACACTAGACAATGTGACGGTCCCCTTTGACAAGATCGCGAGCGTCGGAATGTTCGAGCACGTTGGTCTCAAGAATCTGCCACAATACTTCACTACTGTCCGGAAGGCACTCAAACCAGGGGGTACTTTCCTCAATCACGGAATTGCCCGTGCCCATCATTCTCCAGCTCGGAAATCCTCGTTCATTGATCGCTATGTCTTTCCAGACGGGGAGCTCGTGACTCTATCGCAGGCTCTCACAGCGGCCGAGTCTGCGGGTTTCGAGGTAAGAGACGTCGAGAACCTGCGGGAGCATTATGACCTTACGCTGCGCCGTTGGGTTGAGCACCTGCAGCGTCATGCCAATGCAGTTCTTGAACATGTGCCTGAGTCTACCTACCGGACCTGGCTGCTTTACATGGCCGGTTCGGCTGCCGCATTTCGTCGAGGGGACATCGAGCTCTACCAGACTCTGCTCAGCCGTAGTACGGACCGAGGACAGTGCCATCTGCCTTTGACGCGGGAGGACTGGTATCTTCCCTCCGTTTGCAACGAAGGAGTAAAAGTATGA
- a CDS encoding HAD family hydrolase has protein sequence MNAIPLTAPEESIKLLIHGLESLHDGEGAERELLSAGQPAVPFLADFLLHTRPRTIAEPRCRAVRILAGLGAYETLTAYFREGKLAADAQVLFAEDAVRSAVAHALLRWKTQETYDVLLHAAERRSTEGLLFAIGEFCRPETIPLLFRSLEDDLCREAALAALRKVPEQARTYAVHSLKELTNVQVRGGNARWRCRATMKLLRELGVSAHDWQKIHGFLFEEDAGIVLNAAQIGLKIAPSTEHPAILQAVIRVADRFNCFEEQEATELFLSNGPLARKAASLAEQQRINRGEEPRWQLPSWRILRHVLDGSIKGGTMEPHETRLFVSDVDGTLLNAQKELTDATRKAIKRLRDAGILVSLISSRPARGLKWLIDELELQHACAALNGGVIIDPQLDILSAYPLRPALAEEIHGLVESQGLWPWIYTETSWYVPNLDADHVRHETDVVRFEPLPFKTLADLDGPIIKITGISDDHDTILAAQNLLANKFGEQISLSCSLANRLEITHADANKGSAIEAIGATINIAPEAITTAGDGENDILMFRKSGFSIAMGQAPAEVRRAATVTATTSSQDGLAWAIEEFLLKRRT, from the coding sequence ATGAATGCCATCCCTCTCACTGCTCCTGAAGAATCGATCAAGCTTCTGATTCACGGCCTGGAATCACTGCATGACGGCGAAGGCGCCGAACGTGAACTTCTTTCCGCGGGCCAGCCAGCCGTACCTTTTCTGGCAGACTTTTTGCTGCACACACGTCCAAGGACCATCGCCGAACCGCGTTGCAGAGCGGTCCGGATCCTAGCAGGATTGGGGGCGTATGAGACCTTGACCGCCTATTTTCGTGAAGGGAAACTAGCAGCCGATGCCCAGGTCCTCTTTGCGGAGGACGCCGTGCGCAGTGCGGTGGCACACGCGCTTCTCCGATGGAAGACTCAGGAGACCTATGATGTCTTGCTGCATGCTGCAGAGCGGCGATCTACGGAAGGACTACTTTTCGCAATCGGAGAGTTCTGCCGCCCAGAGACTATACCTCTGCTATTCCGTTCTTTGGAGGATGACCTCTGCCGAGAAGCCGCGTTGGCCGCCTTGCGTAAGGTACCGGAGCAAGCCCGAACATATGCTGTGCATTCGCTCAAGGAGCTGACAAATGTCCAGGTCCGAGGAGGAAATGCACGATGGCGCTGCCGGGCGACCATGAAACTGCTACGGGAACTTGGTGTATCGGCGCATGACTGGCAAAAGATCCACGGCTTCCTTTTCGAGGAAGATGCAGGAATCGTGTTGAATGCCGCGCAGATCGGCTTGAAAATCGCTCCGAGCACCGAACACCCGGCGATCCTTCAAGCAGTTATACGTGTTGCAGACCGGTTCAATTGCTTCGAAGAACAAGAGGCTACAGAACTTTTCTTGTCCAATGGGCCTCTTGCGCGAAAAGCAGCGTCCTTAGCCGAGCAACAACGCATTAACCGCGGAGAAGAGCCGCGCTGGCAATTACCGTCGTGGAGAATTCTTCGGCATGTTCTCGATGGCAGCATAAAGGGAGGGACTATGGAACCGCATGAAACTCGACTGTTTGTCTCCGATGTAGATGGCACTCTTCTCAACGCACAGAAGGAGTTGACGGATGCTACCCGCAAAGCAATCAAGCGCCTGCGGGACGCAGGAATTCTCGTTTCCCTCATAAGTTCCCGCCCAGCCCGAGGATTGAAATGGTTGATTGACGAGCTTGAGCTCCAGCACGCGTGCGCGGCGCTCAATGGAGGCGTCATTATCGATCCACAATTGGACATTCTGTCGGCCTACCCTCTCCGCCCTGCGCTGGCTGAGGAAATCCACGGACTTGTCGAATCTCAAGGACTTTGGCCCTGGATCTATACCGAGACCAGTTGGTACGTACCGAATCTAGATGCAGACCATGTGCGCCACGAGACGGACGTGGTCAGATTCGAGCCCCTGCCATTCAAGACATTGGCTGACCTCGATGGTCCAATCATCAAGATCACGGGGATCAGCGATGACCATGACACGATCCTTGCAGCCCAAAATCTGCTGGCTAATAAGTTTGGTGAGCAGATCTCGCTTTCATGCTCTCTTGCGAACAGATTGGAGATCACTCATGCCGATGCCAACAAAGGGAGCGCCATCGAAGCGATCGGTGCAACGATCAACATTGCTCCCGAGGCGATCACGACGGCGGGGGATGGAGAGAATGACATCCTGATGTTCCGAAAGAGCGGCTTCAGTATCGCGATGGGCCAAGCTCCCGCAGAAGTAAGGCGTGCTGCTACTGTAACCGCGACGACATCCTCTCAGGATGGGCTGGCGTGGGCTATTGAGGAATTTCTTCTCAAACGTCGGACATAA